In the Candidatus Electrothrix sp. GW3-4 genome, one interval contains:
- a CDS encoding phosphopantetheine-binding protein, with product MNIMQELIEELKQKLIDILNLSDVQPEDFDEHAQLVGGELGIDSIDVLEMVVMVEKDYGIVINNQEVGQKVFASLASLVEYIQENAPDKPS from the coding sequence ATGAACATTATGCAGGAACTGATAGAAGAACTGAAGCAAAAACTTATTGATATCCTGAATCTCAGCGACGTCCAGCCGGAGGACTTTGACGAACATGCCCAACTGGTCGGCGGAGAACTGGGCATTGACTCCATAGATGTGTTGGAAATGGTGGTTATGGTAGAGAAAGACTACGGGATCGTCATTAATAATCAGGAGGTGGGACAGAAGGTCTTTGCCTCTCTGGCCTCTCTGGTTGAGTATATTCAGGAAAACGCACCGGATAAACCCTCCTAA
- a CDS encoding beta-ketoacyl synthase N-terminal-like domain-containing protein, whose amino-acid sequence MSLPVYICGTGIISALGADCAATEARLHKGDSAIQSLDLFPLMQGNPLPVGQAPLLEENGEGNADPLPRSHRLALAAADQALRDAPSELAGEVGPGIRPDAIILGTTTGGIFTTEELLKEQVREKSRFQQHGLHSIATCLAKAYQCSGPILTVSTACASGAVALALALRMLRSGQAETVLAGGVDSLCRLTYFGFHSLQLVDRKGCRPLDQDRQGMAVAEGAGMLLLSTRRPKHCRARLLGAGLSCDAYHPAAPHPEGKGAFAAMEAALADAGLRPEEIDYINLHGTGTPDNDLAESKAVRRLFRSVPPLSSIKGASGHSLAAAGAIEAVVSTLSISQGLRPANTGLQQVDPALGLSPLTEPLIEPTKAVLSNSFGFGGNNASLVISTPDLPEKGAEKEDESYERAGEMLAVHGYSCLTGAGDLVATLECLQKGESATGCAAEDIISRNLPLA is encoded by the coding sequence ATGTCTTTGCCGGTATATATCTGCGGCACCGGGATCATCAGTGCCCTTGGCGCTGATTGCGCAGCTACGGAAGCACGGTTGCACAAAGGGGATTCTGCGATCCAGTCGCTGGATCTCTTTCCCCTGATGCAGGGAAATCCCCTGCCAGTGGGGCAGGCTCCTCTACTGGAAGAGAATGGGGAAGGGAACGCAGATCCTCTGCCGAGAAGCCATCGTCTGGCCCTTGCCGCCGCAGACCAAGCCCTGCGGGACGCTCCATCAGAGTTGGCTGGTGAGGTGGGGCCTGGCATACGACCAGACGCCATCATCCTCGGTACCACCACCGGAGGCATCTTCACCACGGAAGAACTCCTCAAGGAGCAGGTGCGGGAAAAATCACGTTTTCAGCAGCACGGCCTGCACAGTATTGCCACCTGCCTCGCTAAGGCATACCAATGCAGCGGACCCATCCTCACCGTGTCCACGGCCTGTGCCTCCGGGGCAGTGGCCTTGGCGCTGGCCCTGCGTATGCTCCGCAGCGGTCAGGCCGAGACTGTGCTGGCAGGCGGGGTGGATTCCCTTTGTCGCCTCACCTATTTTGGTTTTCATTCCTTGCAATTGGTTGACCGGAAGGGCTGCAGGCCCCTTGATCAGGATCGGCAAGGGATGGCCGTGGCCGAAGGAGCTGGTATGCTCCTGCTCTCCACCCGCAGGCCCAAGCATTGCCGAGCCCGATTGCTCGGGGCTGGTCTTTCCTGCGATGCCTATCATCCTGCGGCCCCGCATCCTGAAGGAAAGGGCGCTTTTGCGGCGATGGAGGCCGCCCTGGCTGATGCTGGACTGAGACCTGAGGAGATTGATTACATCAACCTGCACGGCACCGGCACCCCGGATAACGACTTGGCAGAATCCAAGGCGGTGAGGAGACTGTTCCGCAGCGTGCCACCACTTTCCTCTATTAAGGGCGCATCCGGTCATTCCTTGGCTGCTGCCGGGGCAATCGAGGCCGTGGTTTCGACCCTGAGTATTTCCCAGGGTCTGCGTCCTGCCAATACCGGTTTGCAGCAGGTGGATCCTGCCCTGGGGCTCTCCCCGTTAACGGAGCCTCTTATAGAACCGACCAAGGCGGTGCTCTCCAATTCTTTCGGATTCGGCGGTAACAATGCCTCTCTGGTTATCAGTACACCTGATCTGCCCGAGAAGGGAGCGGAAAAAGAAGATGAGAGCTACGAGCGGGCAGGGGAGATGCTCGCCGTTCATGGCTACTCCTGCCTGACCGGGGCCGGTGATCTGGTCGCTACTCTGGAATGCCTGCAAAAGGGCGAATCCGCTACTGGTTGCGCAGCTGAGGATATTATTTCCAGGAATCTCCCCCTCGCCTGA
- a CDS encoding beta-ketoacyl synthase chain length factor, with protein sequence MKRLPRMTLSLSQEALLSAQNENGEEPEKPAAVFMSTGWGALSDTYDFLARLQESQEQFPSPTDFVGSVHNSPASQAAILFGSTGPNITTSGGDYSFEQALLAAQLELDGDSPALVLGADEGHGEFSPLFDASIPLGTSPAELADGGGALLVSRKVEGAICQLSLSLYRSSKGEDAMSSLIKTLCHESGDPGGVKDLSRYALVLVGIPAAQEEQGEGQLARFMEQAALTAPILRYRKQIGEFASASATAAALAVSFMAAGRIPGTLTETEDILLDDQKHAILVLGLGEYITAMEFERP encoded by the coding sequence TTGAAGCGTTTGCCGAGAATGACTCTCTCCCTGTCCCAGGAGGCGCTGCTCTCTGCGCAGAACGAAAATGGGGAAGAGCCGGAAAAACCGGCTGCCGTGTTTATGAGCACAGGCTGGGGAGCGCTTTCTGATACCTACGATTTCCTGGCTCGCCTGCAAGAATCGCAAGAGCAGTTTCCCAGTCCCACGGATTTTGTTGGCTCTGTGCATAATAGCCCGGCCAGCCAGGCTGCGATTCTCTTTGGTTCCACTGGCCCCAATATCACCACCAGCGGGGGCGATTACTCCTTTGAGCAGGCCCTGTTGGCAGCCCAGCTTGAGCTGGATGGCGACAGCCCGGCCCTTGTCCTGGGTGCCGATGAGGGGCATGGGGAATTTTCCCCACTCTTTGATGCCTCGATACCCCTTGGCACCTCTCCAGCTGAGCTTGCTGACGGCGGCGGAGCCCTCTTGGTGAGCCGAAAGGTGGAGGGGGCCATCTGTCAGCTTTCTCTCTCCTTGTATCGGAGCAGTAAGGGGGAAGATGCGATGAGCTCCCTCATCAAGACCCTTTGCCATGAATCTGGCGATCCTGGAGGAGTCAAAGATCTGAGCCGTTATGCCCTTGTCCTGGTTGGTATCCCGGCTGCTCAGGAGGAACAAGGGGAAGGGCAGCTTGCCCGTTTTATGGAACAGGCAGCACTCACGGCCCCGATCCTTCGCTATCGTAAGCAGATCGGCGAGTTTGCTTCCGCCTCAGCAACGGCAGCGGCCCTTGCTGTCTCCTTCATGGCAGCAGGACGTATTCCCGGTACCCTGACAGAAACAGAGGATATCCTCTTGGACGATCAAAAGCATGCAATCCTGGTCTTGGGTCTGGGAGAGTACATCACGGCGATGGAGTTTGAACGACCATGA
- a CDS encoding cobalamin-dependent protein (Presence of a B(12) (cobalamin)-binding domain implies dependence on cobalamin itself, in one of its several forms, or in some unusual lineages, dependence on a cobalamin-like analog.) yields MRVLLISPNTLTVPYPVYPIGLDYVAGSIPARHEVRIADCNVLSHDELEALLAEYQPEVIGISCRNIDNTEAGDPLCFINRYKELVSWLRSRTQAILVCGGSGFNIMPEKILPDLGVDYGLVGEGERFGLLVEALEKQEDPERDPRRFDGLFLLIWHPYREGRSLGRSAQSYLPAGGRPLSLLS; encoded by the coding sequence ATGAGGGTTCTGCTGATCTCACCGAATACCTTGACCGTGCCGTACCCGGTGTACCCCATCGGCCTTGATTATGTGGCAGGTTCGATTCCAGCGCGGCATGAGGTCCGCATTGCGGATTGCAATGTCCTTTCCCACGATGAATTGGAGGCACTCCTTGCCGAATATCAGCCGGAAGTGATAGGTATTTCCTGTCGGAATATTGATAATACCGAGGCTGGAGATCCGCTCTGTTTTATCAATCGCTATAAGGAGCTGGTTTCCTGGCTGCGCTCCCGTACGCAGGCGATCCTGGTCTGTGGCGGTAGCGGCTTTAACATTATGCCGGAAAAGATCCTGCCCGACCTGGGTGTGGATTACGGCCTGGTCGGCGAGGGCGAGCGTTTCGGCCTGCTGGTTGAGGCCCTGGAAAAGCAGGAGGATCCGGAACGAGATCCCCGGCGTTTTGACGGCCTCTTCCTGCTCATCTGGCATCCCTATCGAGAAGGCCGCTCCCTGGGACGGTCAGCGCAATCGTACCTTCCCGCAGGAGGCCGGCCATTATCGCTTTTATCTTGA
- a CDS encoding radical SAM protein, with the protein MLNLQSKRGCAFRCVYCPYPHIEGRKHRLIDPQEVARTALELEAAGAKYLFLTDSAFNSDIEHSLAVAKAFQKARLSIPWGGFFAPVRLPADYFTVMADAGLAHVEFGTEALSDIMLKNYRKPFRVQDVFTAHEQALDAGLHTAHYFLLGGPGESADTINESLEHREQLKKTVTFYFVGIRIYPGTGLYDIALKEEKINAATDLLQPVFYEPDLITQEQIDKMVTERAGNRINWIVGSGGARAAETVSKMHTRGYVGPLWEYLIR; encoded by the coding sequence ATGCTCAATCTCCAGAGCAAGCGGGGCTGCGCCTTCCGCTGTGTCTACTGCCCCTATCCGCATATTGAGGGCAGGAAACATCGCCTGATTGATCCGCAAGAGGTGGCGAGGACCGCGTTGGAGCTGGAAGCTGCCGGGGCGAAATACCTCTTTCTCACTGACTCAGCCTTTAACTCGGATATCGAGCACAGCCTGGCAGTGGCCAAGGCCTTTCAGAAGGCCAGGTTGTCCATCCCCTGGGGGGGCTTCTTTGCCCCAGTCAGGCTGCCTGCGGATTATTTCACGGTCATGGCCGATGCCGGGCTTGCCCATGTGGAGTTCGGTACAGAGGCCCTGTCCGATATCATGCTGAAGAATTATAGAAAACCCTTCCGGGTGCAGGATGTCTTTACGGCGCATGAGCAGGCCCTGGATGCGGGCCTGCATACGGCTCATTATTTTCTCCTCGGAGGACCGGGAGAATCTGCGGACACGATCAACGAGAGCCTGGAGCATCGGGAGCAGCTCAAGAAGACCGTGACCTTTTACTTTGTCGGGATCAGGATCTATCCCGGTACAGGGCTGTACGATATCGCCCTGAAAGAGGAGAAGATCAATGCGGCAACGGATCTCCTCCAGCCTGTGTTCTATGAACCTGATCTGATTACTCAGGAGCAGATTGACAAGATGGTCACGGAACGGGCCGGGAATCGGATCAACTGGATCGTTGGGTCTGGAGGGGCTCGCGCCGCTGAGACCGTCAGCAAGATGCATACGAGAGGGTATGTCGGGCCTCTTTGGGAGTATCTTATTCGTTGA
- a CDS encoding CPBP family intramembrane glutamic endopeptidase — protein sequence MMQMSLHDALTYGLLTLALIALWLPIKETSTTSVRPWQALCLAALGCGVLFGQVQLLGLLPIAILGISCYCTGSAQYSKSVRIIAGTIMLLLSIALSLHLVPGFSNPKVIDKVILSKGAIPYSKYLNFDKTLVGLFVLGFTFNKLLARRPQAWWLLLKKAAPISALTILVLLLLSFAFGYVRFEPKWSALVWFWVWSNLFFTCIAEEALYRGVIQRYLVAGLTKYRYGAGIGLVVAAMLFGLRHYAGGVTYIVLSTVAGLGYGWVYLRTERIEAGILTHFLLNCIHFVFFTYPALASAVS from the coding sequence ATGATGCAGATGAGCTTGCATGATGCGCTGACATACGGTCTTCTCACACTGGCTCTTATCGCGCTTTGGTTGCCGATCAAGGAAACAAGCACCACGTCAGTTCGCCCCTGGCAGGCGTTATGCCTTGCTGCTCTTGGCTGCGGGGTCTTGTTTGGTCAGGTGCAGCTCCTGGGGTTGCTCCCAATCGCCATCCTGGGCATTTCCTGTTATTGTACCGGCTCTGCGCAATACAGCAAATCGGTACGCATCATTGCAGGAACAATTATGTTGCTGCTCTCTATCGCCTTATCACTCCATCTTGTTCCAGGCTTTTCCAACCCCAAGGTTATCGACAAAGTGATCCTGAGTAAAGGAGCTATCCCGTATTCCAAGTACTTAAACTTCGACAAGACTCTTGTCGGCCTGTTTGTGCTCGGCTTTACCTTTAATAAGCTCCTTGCAAGGCGGCCTCAAGCATGGTGGCTCCTGCTCAAAAAAGCAGCCCCGATATCCGCGCTCACAATCCTTGTGCTCTTACTGCTTTCTTTTGCCTTCGGTTATGTGCGATTCGAGCCCAAATGGTCAGCGCTTGTTTGGTTTTGGGTCTGGAGCAACCTGTTCTTTACCTGTATTGCGGAAGAGGCGCTTTACCGAGGTGTTATCCAGCGCTATCTTGTTGCTGGCCTGACGAAGTACCGATACGGAGCAGGCATCGGGCTTGTTGTTGCGGCCATGCTCTTCGGTCTGAGGCATTATGCGGGCGGGGTAACGTATATCGTCCTCTCTACAGTGGCCGGTCTCGGCTATGGCTGGGTCTACCTGCGAACAGAACGGATTGAAGCCGGTATTCTGACCCACTTTCTGCTGAACTGCATCCATTTTGTCTTTTTTACCTATCCTGCCCTGGCAAGCGCAGTTTCGTAG
- a CDS encoding AAA family ATPase: protein MKFPYGICDFQKIISQGYFYADRTDLIPLLEETGDQLLFLRPRRFGKSLLLSMLENYYDLAKADSFTQLFGHLKIGKKPTQRHHSYFILKWDFSAVSPQGTAKEIRQNLHDYLNIRIEYFAAYYRDWLAAEIHIKPGNALFSFQSLLNAVQQSGHPFYLLIDEYDNFANEVMANAEQRQGTDYITLLSGEGALKALFKVVKSAAAGQGLDRVFITGVSPVVLSDITSGYNVAENIYLLPEFNHLCGFHQEEIAEMLQQIVAHCDLPEAKTAEALALMRTFYNGYCFSPRTEKRVYNPTLALYFLKSFQRDCEYPEEIQDSNLVMDRGKIRYISRLPGGDEVLAGALAEDPPLSVPKLARRFGVQDMLAAKKDDVFMASLLYYFGVLTIGGKGEFGKIILTIPNLVIRKLYAERIRDGLLPDNRSIEAARQAAEALCQQGNIRPLCDFVEQRYFRIFHNRDYAWSNELTVKTAFLTLLFNDTFYIMESETALERSYADLTMIVRPDMRQYGLLDILLEFKYVSLKEAGLNGEQLEQLSQEELRLLPAVQKKQEEARQGLARYQEKLRHKFAERLRLRSFSVVSVGFERLVFSKECTEVL, encoded by the coding sequence ATGAAGTTCCCTTACGGCATCTGCGACTTTCAGAAAATTATCAGCCAAGGCTATTTCTACGCTGATCGGACCGACCTGATTCCCCTGCTGGAGGAAACCGGCGACCAACTCCTGTTTCTCCGTCCCCGCCGTTTTGGCAAGAGCCTGCTTCTGTCCATGCTGGAGAATTATTATGATCTTGCTAAGGCGGATAGCTTTACCCAACTTTTCGGCCATCTGAAGATCGGAAAAAAACCCACTCAGAGACATCACAGCTATTTCATTCTGAAATGGGATTTTTCAGCGGTCAGTCCCCAGGGAACTGCAAAGGAGATCAGGCAGAATCTGCACGATTATCTTAATATCCGTATAGAATACTTTGCTGCGTATTACCGTGACTGGCTAGCCGCTGAAATTCATATCAAGCCAGGTAACGCCCTGTTTTCCTTTCAGTCCCTGCTCAATGCGGTCCAGCAGAGCGGACATCCTTTCTACCTCCTCATTGACGAATACGACAACTTTGCCAATGAGGTGATGGCTAACGCAGAACAGCGGCAAGGAACAGACTATATCACCTTGCTTTCCGGAGAAGGCGCGCTGAAGGCCCTGTTCAAGGTCGTCAAGTCCGCTGCTGCCGGGCAGGGCCTGGACCGGGTCTTCATCACCGGTGTATCTCCCGTGGTGCTGAGTGATATTACCAGCGGCTATAATGTTGCAGAAAATATCTACCTGCTGCCGGAATTCAATCATCTCTGCGGCTTTCATCAGGAGGAAATCGCGGAGATGTTACAGCAGATCGTGGCCCACTGTGATCTGCCTGAAGCGAAGACGGCGGAGGCCCTGGCGCTGATGCGGACTTTTTATAACGGTTATTGCTTCAGTCCGCGTACCGAGAAGCGTGTCTATAATCCCACCTTGGCCCTCTATTTTCTCAAGTCCTTTCAGCGTGACTGTGAATACCCGGAAGAGATTCAGGACAGCAACCTTGTTATGGACCGGGGAAAAATACGCTATATCTCCCGTCTGCCCGGTGGTGACGAAGTGCTTGCGGGCGCACTTGCTGAAGATCCTCCCTTAAGCGTGCCCAAGCTGGCGCGACGCTTCGGCGTGCAGGATATGCTCGCTGCCAAAAAAGACGATGTGTTCATGGCCTCATTGCTCTATTACTTCGGGGTGTTGACCATAGGCGGGAAGGGCGAGTTCGGTAAGATCATTCTGACGATCCCTAACCTGGTGATCCGTAAACTCTATGCAGAGCGGATCCGAGATGGATTATTGCCGGACAATCGAAGCATTGAAGCTGCCCGGCAGGCCGCCGAAGCCCTGTGTCAGCAGGGAAATATCAGGCCTCTCTGCGATTTTGTTGAGCAGAGGTATTTCAGGATCTTTCATAATCGTGATTATGCCTGGAGCAACGAACTGACCGTCAAGACCGCCTTTCTGACCCTGCTCTTTAACGATACCTTTTACATCATGGAATCAGAGACCGCGCTGGAACGCTCATATGCCGATCTCACCATGATAGTGCGCCCGGATATGCGGCAGTACGGCTTATTGGATATTCTGCTGGAGTTCAAATATGTTTCTCTGAAAGAAGCTGGCCTGAACGGTGAACAGCTTGAGCAACTCTCTCAGGAGGAACTTCGTCTTTTGCCTGCTGTGCAGAAAAAGCAGGAGGAAGCCCGGCAGGGTCTGGCTCGCTATCAAGAGAAGCTGAGGCATAAGTTTGCCGAGCGGCTCAGGCTACGCAGCTTCAGCGTGGTTTCAGTAGGATTTGAACGACTCGTTTTTTCTAAGGAATGTACTGAGGTATTATAG
- a CDS encoding NAD(P)/FAD-dependent oxidoreductase, producing MLSKKKILIIGSGIGGLSTAIILTKLGFEATVLEKNRQTGGLMRSYPRDGIECEVGVHYLGSLDKGEILRKFFDYLGVTESIPVTRMGQGGVIDRYLFAASGKGRQLEEPAVFDVPEGLDAFAENLQQAFPEEREAIAEILARLHKASEQLHGLDFLYGMESNFTLLDQADSLGEILNELHCSPRLRSILAVPSCWIGVPLQDCPAFYHNMALASYLSSSWRLDCSGSDMADVFAQRLLELGGKIITRAEVSRLEIADRVVKGVRLQSGEYLPAETVIGAVHPKVVLQMLPEGAVKPSYRQRISRLRDTHGIFSVHVRVDAESHPEIPYNIFKIDTDEEGNVPDMKYYQIRTTDRKETNLLSILTSGKDELWAPWLETSTGRRGKEYGAVKAQHAEDLLKEAEGLFGAFKGAKILDAYTPLTMRDWVNSPGGSAYGVQRSSSQMLAAALLNRTAVKGLYLAGQNVLAPGVIGTLMGSFSTVKLLVGAEAFKEGCCLNA from the coding sequence ATGCTCTCCAAGAAGAAGATCCTTATCATCGGCTCCGGTATCGGCGGCCTGAGTACGGCAATTATTCTGACAAAACTCGGTTTCGAGGCCACGGTCCTGGAAAAGAATCGCCAGACGGGCGGCCTGATGCGCAGCTACCCCCGCGACGGCATCGAGTGTGAGGTCGGAGTACATTATCTGGGTTCTCTGGATAAAGGGGAGATCCTGCGCAAATTCTTTGATTATCTCGGCGTCACCGAAAGCATCCCGGTCACCAGGATGGGGCAGGGTGGTGTCATTGACCGTTATCTCTTTGCTGCTTCCGGTAAGGGCAGGCAACTTGAAGAGCCCGCAGTCTTTGATGTTCCCGAGGGCCTGGATGCCTTTGCCGAGAATCTCCAGCAGGCTTTTCCTGAGGAGCGAGAGGCCATCGCCGAGATTCTTGCCCGTCTGCACAAGGCCAGCGAGCAATTGCACGGCCTTGATTTTCTCTATGGGATGGAAAGCAATTTTACCCTCCTGGATCAGGCAGACTCCTTGGGTGAGATCCTGAACGAACTGCACTGTTCTCCCCGGCTACGGAGTATCCTGGCCGTGCCCTCCTGCTGGATCGGCGTTCCCTTGCAGGACTGTCCTGCCTTTTATCATAATATGGCCCTGGCCTCCTACCTCTCCTCCTCATGGCGCTTGGATTGCAGTGGGTCGGATATGGCGGATGTCTTTGCTCAGCGCCTGCTGGAATTAGGTGGGAAGATTATCACCCGAGCTGAGGTCAGCAGGTTGGAGATTGCAGACCGGGTTGTCAAAGGGGTGCGTTTGCAATCCGGGGAATATCTGCCAGCGGAAACAGTGATTGGGGCCGTGCATCCCAAGGTGGTCTTACAGATGCTGCCTGAGGGAGCGGTGAAGCCGTCCTATCGGCAACGGATCAGCAGGCTCCGGGATACCCATGGGATTTTTTCCGTGCATGTCCGGGTTGATGCCGAGAGCCATCCTGAGATTCCGTATAATATTTTTAAGATTGATACGGATGAAGAGGGGAATGTCCCGGATATGAAGTATTATCAAATCCGCACAACAGACAGGAAGGAGACCAACCTTCTTTCCATCCTCACCTCGGGGAAGGATGAATTATGGGCGCCTTGGCTGGAGACGAGTACCGGGCGGCGCGGGAAGGAGTATGGTGCCGTGAAAGCGCAACATGCCGAGGACCTACTGAAGGAGGCCGAGGGCTTATTCGGTGCCTTCAAAGGCGCCAAGATCCTTGATGCCTACACGCCCTTGACTATGCGGGATTGGGTGAACAGTCCGGGGGGAAGTGCTTACGGGGTCCAGCGTTCTTCCAGTCAGATGCTGGCTGCGGCCCTGTTGAATCGCACGGCTGTTAAGGGCCTGTATCTTGCCGGGCAGAATGTGTTGGCTCCCGGCGTCATTGGTACGCTTATGGGCTCCTTCAGTACAGTGAAGTTGCTTGTTGGGGCAGAGGCCTTCAAAGAAGGATGTTGTCTTAATGCATAA
- the recD gene encoding exodeoxyribonuclease V subunit alpha translates to MHKQLQQACDQGEIRLLDLHLGLFLEKQALDKADRPAPPSLLLAATLASAAVGNGHVCYPLEETPEQATLAELVQERCPDLEQWRKDLLATTVVGLPGETSPLILDEKNRLYLYRFSCYEAFIAAALRRRAAAQLDLDPQRAAQVLRRLFPRNEESNSTDFQQMAAALALLKPLVIISGGPGTGKTHTVARILAAIQALHAKQQEEQKGQRKKLLRIALAAPTGKAAARLEESIRKAKLSLPEELRQDIPEQALTLHRLLGSRPGATAFRFNRENPLYLDLLILDEASMIDVEMMVAILEALPEKTRIILLGDRHQLASVEAGSLFADLCGEGKPHWSSQLCTALEQLTGSAMPSSLSSPISAQGAEEGSAQAADNPLADSLVLLHTSYRFQDESGIGALAAAVKSGSVEQVSQVIAEDFVDVEVVQHSGAKRVQWLAEQIRKGFQPMLKASSPEQAFAAMEEFRFLCALRKGPDGVEGINTLVTQVLRRAGLIAPHKTDWYQGRPIMILRNHYEMQLFNGDTGILWRDGKGSLRAWFRRADNSLTSISPARLPEHETAYALTIHKAQGSEFEQVLLLLPEEDSRVLSQELFYTGITRARSSLSLCASSERIAATVCRKTQRFSGLAEKFCGLKKMQRGSII, encoded by the coding sequence ATGCATAAGCAGCTGCAACAGGCCTGTGACCAGGGCGAAATACGACTCCTGGACCTCCACCTTGGGCTTTTCCTGGAAAAGCAGGCCCTCGACAAGGCTGATCGGCCAGCGCCTCCCTCCCTCCTCCTTGCCGCAACCCTGGCAAGTGCCGCTGTGGGGAATGGGCATGTCTGCTATCCCTTAGAAGAAACACCAGAACAGGCAACCTTGGCAGAGCTTGTGCAGGAACGCTGCCCTGACCTGGAACAATGGCGCAAGGACTTGCTTGCCACCACGGTTGTTGGCCTTCCCGGCGAGACCTCCCCCCTGATCCTTGACGAGAAGAACCGGCTCTACCTCTATCGTTTCTCCTGCTACGAGGCATTTATTGCCGCAGCCCTGCGACGTCGGGCAGCAGCCCAGCTTGATCTTGATCCGCAGCGTGCCGCCCAGGTGCTGCGCCGACTTTTTCCCCGGAACGAAGAAAGCAACAGCACTGATTTTCAGCAGATGGCCGCAGCCCTGGCCCTGCTGAAACCCTTGGTGATTATCTCTGGCGGACCCGGAACCGGCAAGACTCACACCGTGGCTCGCATCCTGGCTGCGATCCAGGCCCTGCATGCCAAACAGCAGGAAGAGCAGAAGGGGCAGAGGAAAAAGCTCCTCAGGATTGCCCTGGCTGCCCCGACAGGGAAGGCAGCTGCCCGCCTGGAGGAATCCATCCGTAAGGCCAAGCTCTCCTTGCCCGAGGAGCTTCGGCAGGATATCCCGGAACAGGCCCTGACCCTGCACCGCCTGCTTGGGTCCCGGCCCGGAGCAACTGCGTTTCGTTTTAATCGGGAGAACCCGCTCTATCTGGACCTGCTGATCCTGGATGAGGCCTCGATGATTGATGTGGAGATGATGGTCGCCATCCTGGAGGCCCTGCCGGAAAAGACCCGCATTATCCTGCTCGGGGATCGCCATCAGCTGGCCTCAGTGGAGGCGGGCAGCCTGTTTGCCGACCTCTGCGGTGAGGGGAAGCCCCATTGGTCTTCCCAACTTTGTACTGCCTTGGAGCAGCTGACCGGGAGCGCCATGCCCTCTTCCCTCTCCTCCCCAATCTCTGCGCAGGGAGCAGAGGAGGGATCCGCTCAAGCAGCCGATAATCCCCTGGCCGATTCGCTGGTCTTGCTGCATACCAGTTATCGTTTTCAGGATGAGAGTGGGATCGGTGCCCTTGCTGCCGCCGTGAAGAGTGGTTCTGTGGAGCAGGTGAGCCAGGTGATAGCAGAAGATTTTGTTGATGTGGAGGTGGTGCAGCATAGCGGGGCCAAGCGGGTGCAATGGCTGGCAGAGCAGATACGAAAGGGCTTTCAGCCCATGCTGAAGGCCTCTTCCCCAGAACAGGCCTTTGCCGCCATGGAAGAGTTTCGTTTTCTCTGTGCCCTGCGCAAAGGACCAGACGGGGTGGAAGGGATCAATACCCTGGTGACCCAGGTCCTGCGGCGAGCTGGTTTGATTGCTCCCCACAAGACGGACTGGTACCAAGGACGACCGATCATGATTCTCCGCAATCACTATGAGATGCAGCTCTTTAACGGGGATACCGGCATCCTCTGGCGGGACGGGAAGGGGAGCCTACGAGCCTGGTTCCGCCGAGCGGATAACAGCCTGACTTCAATCTCTCCAGCCCGCTTACCTGAACATGAGACGGCCTATGCTCTTACGATCCATAAGGCCCAGGGCTCGGAGTTTGAGCAGGTCCTGCTGCTCTTGCCGGAAGAAGACAGCCGGGTGCTCAGTCAGGAACTTTTCTACACCGGTATTACCCGGGCCCGCAGCAGCCTTTCCCTCTGTGCATCTTCAGAAAGGATAGCAGCAACGGTCTGCCGCAAGACGCAGCGTTTTTCTGGTTTGGCGGAAAAATTCTGTGGCTTGAAAAAAATGCAGCGTGGTTCAATTATTTGA